The segment cgcccgacccccttggCCTCAGGCGTAAGTCCTGTCTCGTCCGACccatccagggctcgggcgccaaaCGCCGCTTCACCGGATCAGGGCAAGGTTTCcaacgcacggcgcccgtacccatgACGTGACAGGCGCGGTgactcccataccgcagcagggcaaGGTGGCGACTGTTCtaaccaccctggtcactgcagccttacctctttcactgtgcagccttacctctttcactgtggtgtaccgccTAACAGTGAAAGGAGAATGGGGGAGGTTAATCAGCATCACTATTTGCTATCTTTTCCCACTGTTAACATGACAGACTGCAGTATCGCcaatccgacccccacgactccaaCAGGGCTTAGCAACCCCCCACAGGAGCAACCATGCTGTCAACCATACTTCAAGGACGGGATGGGCAAGCtcctacagggtcgggactgttacTCCTCCACTCAGCAGAGGAAATCTCCAAACcctcatgtaaatacctgcctccgcttgaggctataaaaggggagccagggctcacgacCAAGACAAGGTCCACGAACAAGTTCAGCCACGTAACACACACACTTAACAACCCCAAGCTAGTTCACTCATAGAGTAAAAACCAGCATTCTGTCCATCACACAAAGCCGAGACCAGCAtctttggcccgaaccagtataaattctctgtgttccacttgcatcaccatccgggcttAGGTAGTCATGCAtacttatactcgtttgtgtctagaccacgagtctagacgccgacagttggcgcgccaggtaggggccttttgcGTGGCATTCACCTTCTCCTACTGGGGAAAGcctggatggcagacggattcctcccactccgcctcggcaccatcatgatgtttgggagCTTGGAGTTCATATCGCtcagctccggctatgacatggtcctcctcccaccACGTGGTGACGCTGAGTCTCGTCCCGAGCCAATCCCACCACAGTTAGTGCGTGGGAGGCGCTCGGGGCACCATGCGGGGGGTGCCCAGAGGGGGCGTCAAAGGTCTAGGATCTCTGACCCTACCACTGAGGCAAGGGTCCGCCCGGCCCTCCTCtcgcatattcctcaccagatcGCCCACTCCTCTGGCCCGACacgcgctagaggaagggcccGCGGAGCATCAAGCTCCGCTCCACGGACCAACAGGGGATCATCACGACCACTTGTTCCGCCCCGATCAGAGGGGAAGGCACGGCTCCCGCCCGCTCCCCAgaagggggacaaaggggcctcatCATCTTGTCCCCCTCCACCTACGGATGGAGGAGAGACAGCGGCACCTCCCGAGCTCCCTTTCGGGCTCAGGAACGCAGCTGCCActtacgcctcttccgtgagcacttcgttAAGTGCGTACGTGGATCTTCCAGGGCACCACTTGAGATCTACCCTAGACCTCATCGCTACACCGCCCGTTTCGTCGTACCCAGAGGATCCCACCTCAGGCGATGACGAGTGGGCCGGCGCTGACTTTTCCGGGTGTGGCGACCCGAAAACTTTCATGCGCTTCTTGGAGGCCAGCAACTATTGCCTCGgttactccgactccgacgacggcGGCTATGATCCGTCACGAGAGTGCTTCAACCTTGAGGTCGGAGGAGCGCCCCACAATGCTCAAGGGGGTGCAGGACCCTCTAGGCAGGGGAACGCCACTCCACCTCTCAACCCGACTCTTGGGGCTCATCCTGGAGCCCGCGGAGTAGCACCAGCTCCCGTAGGAGGACAACGCcctgacctcgagcagctcaacaagctggaggccaggctcgaagaggAGCGCgtacgcctccgccaactccgcgagaCCCTGGTCCAAGACCCATCCGGCCGCGGGGACGGGGGTGAAGCTAGACGCCGCGCCCGGGACGTCAACCGCCGCATCATCGAGGACGAAGGGGGTGAAAACCCCccggtcttcagcacggccagccagaacgtgatggctgccgcactcctcctcagggcAATGCCTGAGCCGTCGACTCCTGAGGGGAGaagagtgcgccaggggctacgtggtctcctggagcaggctgtggtgcagaacgcagAAAGTTCTGCATCACAGTCCCACGGCAAGAGATGCTAAGGGGACCGACCCCgtcctaacaaggcaccaacggtgCAGGGTTCGCCGCCCCCTAACTCGCaagggggcaacagggccccATCTGTCCACGAGCGCGTCGGGGCTGACGTAGACATccgggccaccctcgaggccagacGGCGTGATAGGAAAGAGGCGGAGTCCTGACGCTATCGACCGCGCCGAGGCAGAAGATACGACCCCGACCACGACCGCAGCACGTCGCCAGAGCCTCCGGGCCcgcgcgtcttcagcgaggccatacgcagggccaagttcccagcgcgattccgacagcccgccaacctcaccaagtactcaggagaaaccaaccctgagctctggctggcggattaccgcctagcgtgtcagctaggtggagcatacgatgacctgctcatcatccgcaacctcccactgCACCTGGCCGATACAGCCAGAGCATGGCTCGAGCATCCCCCTAAGCGCATGATCCATGACTGGGCCGACCTGGTCAAGATCTTcgtcgggaacttccagggcacatatgTGCGCCCTGgaaactcctgggacctcatgagctgccggcagaagcccgatgagtccctctgagacttcatcaggcgattctccaagcagtgcaccgagctccccaacatcacggactccgacgtcatcggagccttcatctccggtaccacctgcaaggagctagtacacgagctcggtcgcaagacccccacgagcaaCAGCCAGCTGCTCAACATCACCACCAACTTTGGCTCAGGTGAAGAGGCAGTTGGTGCCATTTTCTCCGACGACGcagccaaggggaaacagaaggccgaggccaccgaggtctcgggctcacgcgaccccaagaagaagaagaagggtcgcaaggggaagcagggttaGTCGGACGACAACCTAGTTGCCGCGGCAGaccgcaagaaccccaagcgggctcctgctggccctAGTCTCTTTgacgagatgttgaagaagccgtgcccctatcacaggggaccaaccaagcacacccttgaggagtgcactGTCCTGCGTCGGTATTATACCGACATCATAACCAAGGAGGGCGCTgaagagccccccaaggacgacgacccttagggggaaggcttccccaaggtcaagaactgcctcttgatctttgggggacgtgcgGCTCGCCTCACCGTGAGTCAGAGGAAACGCGAACTCCGAGAAATTTGCGCAGTCAGCACAGCCACGCCCTCGTACCTCAAGTGGTCCGAGAGCGCGATCAGTTTCGACCGACAGGATCAtccggatcggatccccaatccAGGGAGCTATCCcttgatcgtcgaccccatcatcgccgagactcgtctcaccaaggtgctgatggacggcggcagtggcctcaacatcctttgcgccgagactctggccctcatggagatcagcaagtcccggctgaggaacgacacagcaccattccacggagtggtgccgggacatcgtgcccacccccCTCGGGCAGATTGATCTGCCCATCTGCTTTGGAACCCCGATAACTTCAGACGGGAGGTTCTCACTTTCGACGTGGTTGGGTTCCCAGGAacctaccacgcgatcctgggacgaccatgctacgccaagttcatggccgtccccaactacacctacctcaagctcaagatgccagggccaaaaggcatcatcaccgtcagcacgaccagtcagcacgcctatcagtgcgatgtcgagtgcgttgagcaggccgaggctctggctgagtctctggcaatcctcaccggcctcggcgactgcgaccaggacatccccgaccccaagcgtcacgccCGGAGCTTCGAGCTGGTGGAGGAGACCATGCTagtcttcctcgaccccggAACCTCTGAGGGTAGGGCAttgaggatcagctccagcctcgaccccaaataggaagtagtgctcgtcgactttctccgcgcaaatgctgacatatttgcgtggagtccctcggacatgcctggcataccaagggaagccgctgagcactccttggacatccaagccggctccaagcccataaagcaacgcctgcgccgattcgacgaagagaagcgccgggccatcggggaggagatccacaagctactggcggccggattcatcaaggaggtattccatcctgagtggttagctaaccctgtactagtcaaaaagaaaaatgggatgtttaggatgtgtgtagactatactagttcAAATAAAGTATGTCCTAAgaacccctttccattacctcgtattgatcagatagttgactccaccgtgggatgtgaaattttatcttttcttgatgcttattccggttaccaccaaatcaagatgaaagagtccgaccagctcgtgacttctttcatcacccctttcggaatgtattgttacgtaaccatgcctttcggCCTTAAGAACGTGGGGGCTACATACAagcgatgtatgctccaggtctttggggacctcataggcagaacggtagaggcttatgtagacgacatTGTTGTCAAATCCAGGAAAGCAAGCGGCCTAGTTGCTGACCTGGATGAAACATTCCAATGCCTCAGGGCAaaagggatcagactcaaccccgaaaaatgcgttttcggggttccccgaggcatgctcctcgagtttattgtgtctgagcgagggaccgaggccaacccagaaaaggtctcggccatcgcaaacatgggcccaattcgtaacctaaagggagtacagagagtCATGGGGTGTCTAGCTTCCCTAAGTCGTTTCAACTCTCGTCTCGGGGAGAAAGGactacctctgtataggttacttaggaaatccgagcatttttcctggacccccgaggcccaggaagcctttgacaagctcaagactctgctcaccaaccctccACTACTAGGGAAGTGCTAATCAATGACGCTATACTTTCGTCATCGAAGACTCAAAAATCGTCACTGAATTTCATCTATGACGAACTTGTGACGAAAAACTGTTCGTCATGGAATGAGCGTCATTGATTAACCAAGGTGACGAAATGGTGATTTTTGTCACTGAATGATATTCATTCAATGACGAAATGGCAGTTGTCATCGATTGATACTCATTCAGTGACGAACTCATTGCGTCACAGATGAGGCTCTATTTCGTCATAGCTTGGTGCTCTGTGAGGCTCCCAAACGCCGTTTGCCACGCTGGCAGCTGACGTGTCTTGCACACGTGGCACGGCCACGTGGCAGGTTACGTGGCTCTCCATGTGGCAGCTGACGTGGCCGCTGAAGAACACCACGTGGCAGATGACGTGGCACGCTGTGATTAATCCACGTGGCTTGCTGGGAGTGGTTTACATTTCGTCACAGAATGGAGAAGTTTCATCACAGATTAAAATAACATTAAGGTCACAGAACCCAGAAATTTTGTCACTGATCACATTGCAATAACGTCAAATAACCCAGAATTTTCATCACAGGTGCAAATGCTAATATTTTTACAAAATGCAAATAATATTAAAATGACCAAATGGTTCAACAGATCCAGCATTCCAGTCATCATAAAACTGACTCAACACTACTAAACTCAATTCATGTATTACTATTGACATCACATTCCAGGTTCTACTTTGATCTCAGTTCACATCAACAACACAACTAATAATATAAAGATGCCAAGCATCAACATCATAGGTTTTAGCCTAAGCAAAATCAGCCAACAACTTTGACCCCTTGCcaagcaccagcagcagcaacacATACTGCTTGGTAGCACACAACATCAGCAACGGTTCATGTCGAAGCGTTGTTGAGGGACAACATACGCCTGAGCAGCACATTGGTCTCCTGCAATTCCTTCTGGTTTATCTCTATCTGCTTCCTCATCTCCTCCATCTCCTTTTGTTGCCTCTCGAGCTTTTCATCAGCTTCTTCACTTTTCTTCTGGAGAGCATCGAGTTCACCCTGTACAACAGCTCTAGCTTCAGCTGCTAGTTGCTCCCGAAGGTCGCTTTCATTCAATGCTGCAGACTTAGACGATGTCGTTGGTTTGATGCCAATATTCTTGAGGAAACTGTTCGAGCTGTTCTTGGGGAGGGCCTGGGACACAACCTGCACACTAGAAACTGCTGTCTCACCTTCATCAACAGGGGCTGCCCTCAAAGCTTCCATGTTGGACTGAAAGAACAATGAGCTATTTTTAGTTCATACATGTATTGCATTAAAGTTAGGTGCAAATATCATAAGATGTATTTTAAAGAATATAGACAACAAGTTGTGTGCTACATAGGTAGAAGGAAACCTATCAACATGGACAGAATGAAGTACAAATTAAATGATTAATTATGTGGAACATTATGTAAACTGTAGTTTGGTTCTTACTAACAACTAGTGTCCAATGAAACAATCAGGCATCACCTTAGCATGTGGAAACAAAGTGCAGATTGTTCTCAGTTCTATGCTATCTCATTTTCAGTCAACATCCCTCAAGTGTTAACGAAACACAGTTAATAGAAGGATATTATATTAGCACTAGGAATCTGCAACTATCTCATTTGTTGTCAACATCTAAATTTTCAAACAATaattacctgttgaactagacaCAGGCACATTACTTTCCTGAGTTTAGAGGACTGAATTATGTATCATATCTCGTAGACTCTAAGTTCAGATTACCAACAACAAGATCAAAGGtttagtgtgtccaaaatagactCAAAACCATGACTTTTAATTAAAAGTTTATAAATGGAATGAAGATTTTCTGCATTGCCATTTCAGTTGGCTTGCCTAAACATACAAGTACCTATTGTTTACTGAGTACCATTCAAATTGCAAGAGTAGCAGTCTGGTAGGACATCTTTCACAGAAAAGCAAAACTGTAGGTATACTACTGAAAACAACCTGGATCAAAATCACTAGAAAAGGCAGTAACATTACCTAGCTAAGGTAATTTATTGACCAATTATGGGTACCTAGACATGTCATTACTGATTGTGTGCATCACCATGAACCACAAGAAACAAACTCAGCTGAAGAAATTAAAGGAACCATAGGATTGAGCTAGTTAGACTTACAAGTGCCTCTCTTGCTGATTCATCAAGACCTTTTTTGGAGCTGGTATGGCAGGTCTTGAAGGCCTCCACCACATCAAGTTCTTCATTTTGGTGAGTGCTTGGTTCTGCATTGTTACTTTGCTTCTTCTATTTCAAAGATAATTCAATTACAGCAAAGGTTTGTGAGATCAAATGTAGAATAAGTTGTTTAGTGCAACTATGTACAAGGTACTCTTTACTTACATATGCATGCAAGTGTGCCACATAGCTACGAGAGCCGGTAGTCTGATGATACTTGACTTTACTGCGATTAGTCTTGTTCTTTTCACTTGTTTCCTAAAGGAGAATGACATGTCAGATGAATCACAGGTTAAAAATGATAAGATCCACTGGAAACTAAATGAGAAAGAAGACAAGACACCCGTACCATGTTCTTTGGATTTTTCCACTTTGCAGTCAGTGCATTCCACTCATCATCAGACATGCATGAAACTGGAGAAGATGTCCGAACCTCATTTGCAGGCACACCATTGAAGTACTTTTTCTTCAGCCGATAGCGCATTTGTCGCACCGAAGAGCGCAGCATATCGGTGCAAGCTTTCTTGGTTGGCTCGTCCGTTTTGTTTATGGCCAAGCGCCCCTAGTCATATgacaattccacatttactggATGATTTCAGGTTAAGAAGATATACATGTCAACCATACAAAAACAGCAAGGCACTTACGCAAAGCTTTGACACAAACTCGTTGTAATATTTTTCATCGTTCTTGTAGTTCTTCCAATGAGGTAGGATAGGAACGTTGTCCCGAATGAGGACACCAGACTCAGATGCAAACTTGGCTGCTTGAACAGGTTCATGAGGCCTTCTTTTGCCTGGAGCAACAGCTATGGGCAGTCTATGTCCCATAGCTTTTGTCATCTTGTCCAAGTATGCTCCCTTGGTGGGTGGCCTGGGATCCCTTGGGCGTCGCTGTGCAGGAGCTACAAAACAGAAAATGCTTTTAGATGCTTTAGTGTCATGCAAATCAGCCAAAGAGATGGCATATTGGAATGACTAAGAAATTATGACTTGCCTTGAGTGTCATCCTCTGCAGCTACATTATCTTCATGTACAGTTGCCATGTCTTGATCAGCAGCTCCATTGTCATTCTCTGCGGCTGCAATGTCATCACCACCAGCTCCATTGCCTTGTTGGGCACCAGCTCCATTGCCTTGCACTGCACCAGCTGATCCATTGCCTTCCTCTGCAGGCTGACCATCTATCGCTGACAGTTGAAGCCTTTTTGATGATCTTAACTGGGCACTAGGAGGTTCCAGCTGTGAACCTTCCGGTGCCCTCACTCTCTTACCAGACCTACCTCCTGGCGGCATGTTGGGACCTGAAGCCTTTTTAATCCTCCGAGTGATGATTTTCCGACTATACCCTGGAGGGGACTGTGTAAAAAAAATCAAGTAAGCCACGTGCATTA is part of the Sorghum bicolor cultivar BTx623 chromosome 10, Sorghum_bicolor_NCBIv3, whole genome shotgun sequence genome and harbors:
- the LOC110430787 gene encoding uncharacterized protein LOC110430787 isoform X1, whose translation is MVATRSGGSKRVAQQEQEEPPKFDYERRRDEHVAKNDAMLAALGLKTIAAEISNSLPQSANDKGKKSANKKTSSEGSDTSEYLLENDDQGDSDDDETESVVRPQPTKSPPGYSRKIITRRIKKASGPNMPPGGRSGKRVRAPEGSQLEPPSAQLRSSKRLQLSAIDGQPAEEGNGSAGAVQGNGAGAQQGNGAGGDDIAAAENDNGAADQDMATVHEDNVAAEDDTQAPAQRRPRDPRPPTKGAYLDKMTKAMGHRLPIAVAPGKRRPHEPVQAAKFASESGVLIRDNVPILPHWKNYKNDEKYYNEFVSKLCGRLAINKTDEPTKKACTDMLRSSVRQMRYRLKKKYFNGVPANEVRTSSPVSCMSDDEWNALTAKWKNPKNMETSEKNKTNRSKVKYHQTTGSRSYVAHLHAYKKQSNNAEPSTHQNEELDVVEAFKTCHTSSKKGLDESAREALSNMEALRAAPVDEGETAVSSVQVVSQALPKNSSNSFLKNIGIKPTTSSKSAALNESDLREQLAAEARAVVQGELDALQKKSEEADEKLERQQKEMEEMRKQIEINQKELQETNVLLRRMLSLNNAST
- the LOC110430787 gene encoding uncharacterized protein LOC110430787 isoform X3; amino-acid sequence: MVATRSGGSKRVAQQEQEEPPKFDYERRRDEHVAKNDAMLAALGLKTIAAEISNSLPQSANDKGKKSANKKTSSEGSDTSEYLLENDDQGDSDDDETESVVRPQPTKSPPGYSRKIITRRIKKASGPNMPPGGRSGKRVRAPEGSQLEPPSAQLRSSKRLQLSAIDGQPAEEGNGSAGAVQGNGAGAQQGNGAGGDDIAAAENDNGAADQDMATVHEDNVAAEDDTQAPAQRRPRDPRPPTKGAYLDKMTKAMGHRLPIAVAPGKRRPHEPVQAAKFASESGVLIRDNVPILPHWKNYKNDEKYYNEFVSKLCGRLAINKTDEPTKKACTDMLRSSVRQMRYRLKKKYFNGVPANEVRTSSPVSCMSDDEWNALTAKWKNPKNMETSEKNKTNRSKVKYHQTTGSRSYVAHLHAYKQSNNAEPSTHQNEELDVVEAFKTCHTSSKKGLDESAREALSNMEALRAAPVDEGETAVSSVQVVSQALPKNSSNSFLKNIGIKPTTSSKSAALNESDLREQLAAEARAVVQGELDALQKKSEEADEKLERQQKEMEEMRKQIEINQKELQETNVLLRRMLSLNNAST
- the LOC110430787 gene encoding uncharacterized protein LOC110430787 isoform X4; this translates as MMIKEIVMMMKLNLLCGHNPLRFLDSPPGYSRKIITRRIKKASGPNMPPGGRSGKRVRAPEGSQLEPPSAQLRSSKRLQLSAIDGQPAEEGNGSAGAVQGNGAGAQQGNGAGGDDIAAAENDNGAADQDMATVHEDNVAAEDDTQAPAQRRPRDPRPPTKGAYLDKMTKAMGHRLPIAVAPGKRRPHEPVQAAKFASESGVLIRDNVPILPHWKNYKNDEKYYNEFVSKLCGRLAINKTDEPTKKACTDMLRSSVRQMRYRLKKKYFNGVPANEVRTSSPVSCMSDDEWNALTAKWKNPKNMETSEKNKTNRSKVKYHQTTGSRSYVAHLHAYKKQSNNAEPSTHQNEELDVVEAFKTCHTSSKKGLDESAREALSNMEALRAAPVDEGETAVSSVQVVSQALPKNSSNSFLKNIGIKPTTSSKSAALNESDLREQLAAEARAVVQGELDALQKKSEEADEKLERQQKEMEEMRKQIEINQKELQETNVLLRRMLSLNNAST
- the LOC110430787 gene encoding uncharacterized protein LOC110430787 isoform X2 — translated: MVATRSGGSKRVAQQEQEPPKFDYERRRDEHVAKNDAMLAALGLKTIAAEISNSLPQSANDKGKKSANKKTSSEGSDTSEYLLENDDQGDSDDDETESVVRPQPTKSPPGYSRKIITRRIKKASGPNMPPGGRSGKRVRAPEGSQLEPPSAQLRSSKRLQLSAIDGQPAEEGNGSAGAVQGNGAGAQQGNGAGGDDIAAAENDNGAADQDMATVHEDNVAAEDDTQAPAQRRPRDPRPPTKGAYLDKMTKAMGHRLPIAVAPGKRRPHEPVQAAKFASESGVLIRDNVPILPHWKNYKNDEKYYNEFVSKLCGRLAINKTDEPTKKACTDMLRSSVRQMRYRLKKKYFNGVPANEVRTSSPVSCMSDDEWNALTAKWKNPKNMETSEKNKTNRSKVKYHQTTGSRSYVAHLHAYKKQSNNAEPSTHQNEELDVVEAFKTCHTSSKKGLDESAREALSNMEALRAAPVDEGETAVSSVQVVSQALPKNSSNSFLKNIGIKPTTSSKSAALNESDLREQLAAEARAVVQGELDALQKKSEEADEKLERQQKEMEEMRKQIEINQKELQETNVLLRRMLSLNNAST
- the LOC110430787 gene encoding uncharacterized protein LOC110430787 isoform X5 — encoded protein: MPPGGRSGKRVRAPEGSQLEPPSAQLRSSKRLQLSAIDGQPAEEGNGSAGAVQGNGAGAQQGNGAGGDDIAAAENDNGAADQDMATVHEDNVAAEDDTQAPAQRRPRDPRPPTKGAYLDKMTKAMGHRLPIAVAPGKRRPHEPVQAAKFASESGVLIRDNVPILPHWKNYKNDEKYYNEFVSKLCGRLAINKTDEPTKKACTDMLRSSVRQMRYRLKKKYFNGVPANEVRTSSPVSCMSDDEWNALTAKWKNPKNMETSEKNKTNRSKVKYHQTTGSRSYVAHLHAYKKQSNNAEPSTHQNEELDVVEAFKTCHTSSKKGLDESAREALSNMEALRAAPVDEGETAVSSVQVVSQALPKNSSNSFLKNIGIKPTTSSKSAALNESDLREQLAAEARAVVQGELDALQKKSEEADEKLERQQKEMEEMRKQIEINQKELQETNVLLRRMLSLNNAST